The proteins below come from a single Streptomyces sp. SCSIO 75703 genomic window:
- a CDS encoding bifunctional glycosyltransferase 87/phosphatase PAP2 family protein: MANAEHSGRPADFGATAGGPAGDRLRAIRLGLWLVAALLAVRQFTAVLGTPRGERLTDLETWVGPHGVLHVGGPLYDSTRFTGTPFTGLVLKPLTRAAEQALGWGWTFGSLLLVVALGLVAARALPQPVGRRTALLAAPVAVSLLMLSLPVRNALWLGQTSIIPVLLVLLGCFGVRGQRAGGALVGVAAALQPTVLLFVPLLWFTDRRRAARATGAVFAGCTALAWALMPGDSSAYWVHHLAGVGLGAAADDLANQSLHGALLRLGLSGPAEIALFALAGAAVAVLGLRRAVRYARDGQLLLAVAVTGCAAVVISPTAWQHQLLWVLLAVVGRVGRRASDRLVWPVAVVLVMSLPARMMLPNLAVLYPLRDNLVLLAAVAAAVAVPFLPRTSPHFDRPVPAEYAPAVPARLRGVPLLPFLRRVLTRPNLLLELLLIRVTYAVYSHIRLAATGGSNEAGRARAERHGHQILDLERALGLDIEHAVNHWVVGIGRLREFFDFYYTSFHFVVPLTVLGLLYWRRPVDYRWARSSLGFTTLLALAGFWLYPLAPPRLMPTLGIIDTVHGVQDFSKPDYGTLTALTNQYAAMPSLHFGWSLWCGVAIAVIAPSVWTKALGLLHPLFTVSAIVATGNHWVLDAVGGALVVGGGFGLTYLLQGPRARTLTAAVAAGEARGAKAAPVGPMVMPRTRPADAAEGVPDGGGAGVPGEDGAGTGGRDADPRPPAPDRTPG; the protein is encoded by the coding sequence GTGGCGAATGCGGAGCACAGCGGCCGGCCGGCCGACTTCGGGGCCACCGCCGGCGGCCCGGCCGGGGACCGGCTGCGCGCGATACGGCTCGGCCTCTGGCTGGTCGCCGCCCTCCTGGCCGTCCGGCAGTTCACCGCCGTCCTCGGCACCCCGCGCGGGGAACGCCTGACCGACCTGGAGACCTGGGTCGGCCCGCACGGGGTGCTGCACGTGGGGGGCCCGCTCTACGACTCCACCCGGTTCACCGGCACGCCCTTCACCGGACTGGTCCTCAAACCCCTCACGCGCGCCGCCGAGCAGGCCCTCGGCTGGGGCTGGACCTTCGGCTCGCTGCTGCTGGTCGTCGCCCTCGGCCTGGTCGCCGCCCGCGCCCTGCCGCAGCCGGTCGGACGCCGGACGGCGCTGCTGGCGGCGCCCGTTGCCGTGAGCCTGCTGATGCTCTCCCTGCCGGTGCGCAACGCGCTGTGGCTCGGCCAGACCAGCATCATCCCGGTCCTGCTGGTCCTGCTCGGCTGCTTCGGCGTGCGCGGGCAGCGGGCGGGCGGCGCCCTCGTCGGCGTCGCCGCCGCACTCCAGCCGACGGTGCTGCTCTTCGTGCCGCTGCTCTGGTTCACCGACCGCCGGCGGGCCGCGCGGGCCACCGGCGCCGTCTTCGCCGGGTGCACCGCGCTGGCCTGGGCGCTCATGCCCGGGGACTCCTCCGCGTACTGGGTGCACCACCTGGCCGGGGTGGGCCTGGGCGCCGCCGCCGACGACCTCGCCAACCAGTCCCTGCACGGCGCCCTGCTGCGGCTCGGCCTCTCCGGGCCGGCGGAGATCGCCCTGTTCGCCCTGGCGGGCGCGGCCGTCGCCGTGCTGGGCCTGCGCCGCGCCGTGCGCTACGCCCGCGACGGACAGCTCCTGCTCGCCGTCGCCGTCACCGGCTGCGCGGCCGTGGTGATCTCCCCGACCGCCTGGCAGCACCAGCTCCTGTGGGTGCTGCTCGCGGTCGTCGGCCGGGTCGGCAGGCGTGCCTCCGACCGGCTGGTGTGGCCGGTCGCCGTGGTCCTGGTGATGTCGCTGCCCGCCAGGATGATGCTGCCGAACCTGGCGGTCCTGTACCCGCTGCGCGACAACCTGGTGCTGCTGGCGGCGGTGGCCGCGGCGGTCGCGGTGCCGTTCCTGCCGCGCACCTCGCCCCACTTCGACCGGCCGGTGCCGGCCGAGTACGCGCCCGCCGTCCCGGCGCGGCTGCGCGGCGTCCCCCTGCTGCCCTTCCTGCGCCGGGTCCTCACCCGCCCCAACCTGCTGCTGGAACTGCTCCTCATCCGGGTCACCTACGCCGTCTACTCGCACATCCGGCTGGCGGCGACCGGCGGCAGCAACGAGGCGGGGCGGGCGCGGGCCGAGCGGCACGGGCACCAGATCCTCGACCTGGAGCGCGCCCTGGGCCTGGACATCGAGCACGCGGTCAACCACTGGGTGGTCGGGATCGGCCGGCTGCGCGAGTTCTTCGACTTCTACTACACGTCGTTCCACTTCGTCGTGCCGCTGACCGTGCTCGGGCTGCTGTACTGGCGCCGCCCGGTCGACTACCGCTGGGCCCGCTCCTCCCTCGGCTTCACCACGCTGCTGGCGCTGGCCGGCTTCTGGCTCTACCCGCTGGCGCCGCCCCGGCTGATGCCGACGCTCGGCATCATCGACACGGTCCACGGGGTGCAGGACTTCTCCAAGCCGGACTACGGCACGCTGACGGCGCTCACCAACCAGTACGCGGCGATGCCCTCGCTGCACTTCGGCTGGTCGCTGTGGTGCGGGGTGGCGATCGCGGTCATCGCGCCGAGCGTGTGGACGAAGGCGCTCGGGCTGCTCCACCCGCTGTTCACGGTCTCGGCGATCGTGGCGACCGGCAACCACTGGGTGCTGGACGCGGTCGGCGGCGCGCTGGTGGTGGGCGGCGGCTTCGGGCTGACGTACCTCTTGCAGGGGCCGAGGGCGCGGACGCTCACGGCGGCGGTCGCGGCGGGGGAGGCGCGGGGCGCCAAAGCCGCGCCCGTCGGCCCGATGGTCATGCCGCGCACCCGCCCCGCGGACGCCGCGGAAGGGGTGCCCGACGGCGGCGGTGCGGGCGTGCCGGGCGAGGACGGCGCCGGTACGGGCGGCAGGGACGCGGACCCGCGGCCTCCGGCGCCGGACCGCACCCCGGGCTGA
- a CDS encoding ECF transporter S component: MSGTRPPRAATAPRDGGPPARGRAAADRHGGPPPQRQARAVRLGPRSVTALVLVGAVGVAGFGWPFLAPPASGLNAHAQDAPWLFAGLLVLLVAVVAATIAESGLGPKAVAMLGVLAATGAALRPLGAGTAGLEPMFFLMVLSGRVLGPGFGFVLGSVTMFASALLTGGVGPWMPFQMLAMGWFTMGAGLLPFPDRLRGRGELLLLAGYGFLAAFAYGTIMNMSGWPFMNELASNIAFSPDASVSANLARFLAYCLATSLGWDAGRALVTVVLTLVLGPPVLRALRRATRRAAFEAPVAFEAPGAQHPERGTAAGGAPAGDDGVSRPT, encoded by the coding sequence ATGAGCGGCACCCGGCCCCCGCGCGCCGCCACGGCGCCCCGGGACGGCGGCCCCCCGGCCCGTGGCCGCGCCGCCGCGGACCGGCACGGCGGCCCCCCGCCCCAGCGGCAGGCGCGGGCGGTCCGTCTCGGCCCGCGGTCCGTCACCGCCCTCGTCCTGGTCGGCGCGGTCGGGGTGGCCGGCTTCGGCTGGCCCTTCCTCGCCCCGCCCGCCTCCGGGCTGAACGCCCACGCCCAGGACGCGCCCTGGCTCTTCGCCGGACTGCTGGTGCTGCTGGTGGCCGTGGTCGCGGCGACCATCGCCGAGTCGGGTCTCGGCCCCAAGGCGGTGGCGATGCTCGGCGTGCTGGCCGCGACGGGCGCCGCGCTGCGCCCGCTCGGCGCGGGCACCGCCGGGCTGGAGCCGATGTTCTTCCTGATGGTGCTCAGCGGCCGGGTGCTCGGACCGGGGTTCGGCTTCGTACTGGGCTCCGTGACGATGTTCGCCTCGGCACTGCTGACCGGCGGGGTCGGCCCGTGGATGCCGTTCCAGATGCTGGCCATGGGCTGGTTCACGATGGGCGCGGGGCTGCTGCCCTTCCCCGACCGGCTGCGGGGCCGCGGGGAGCTGCTGCTCCTGGCCGGGTACGGCTTCCTGGCCGCCTTCGCCTACGGCACGATCATGAACATGTCCGGCTGGCCGTTCATGAACGAGCTGGCCTCGAACATCGCCTTCTCCCCGGACGCCTCGGTCTCCGCCAACCTGGCCCGCTTCCTCGCCTACTGCCTGGCGACCTCGCTCGGCTGGGACGCGGGCCGCGCCCTGGTGACGGTCGTGCTGACCCTCGTCCTCGGCCCCCCGGTCCTCCGGGCCCTGCGCCGGGCCACCCGCCGCGCCGCCTTCGAGGCGCCGGTCGCCTTCGAGGCACCCGGCGCGCAGCACCCTGAGCGCGGGACTGCGGCGGGCGGGGCTCCGGCGGGCGACGACGGGGTGAGCCGCCCCACGTGA
- a CDS encoding ABC transporter ATP-binding protein produces the protein MIRFENVSVTYDQAAEPAVAGVDFAVPEGELALLAGPSGAGKSTVLGAVGGLVPHFTGGTLRGRVTVAGRDTRTHKPRDLADVVGTVGQDPLAHFVTDTVEEELAYGMESLGLPPDVMRRRVEETLDLLGLAGLRDRPLATLSGGQRQRVAIGSVLTPHPRVLVLDEPTSALDPAAAEEVLAVLQRLVHDLGTTVLLAEHRLERVVQYADRIVLLPAPGRAPVVGAPAEVMALSPVCPPVVELGRLAGWSPLPLTVRDARRRAAPLRERLAGLEPAARPAPRAALPAPPPLTAPRRRLGGRSAGPAATPSPYAAEVRGLAVRRGRVQALRHVDLTVSPGETVALMGRNGAGKSTLLSALVGLVEPAAGTVRAGDAVPHRTTPRDLLRRVGLVPQEPRDLLCADTVAAECEAADRDARAAPGTCRALLAALLPGVADAAHPRDLSEGQRLTLALSVVLAARPPLLLLDEPTRGLDYAAKARLSGILRDLAAGGHAIVLATHDVELAAELADRVVLLAEGEVIADGPAAEVVTASPSFAPQVAKVLAPRTWLTVAQVRQALA, from the coding sequence GTGATCCGCTTCGAGAACGTCTCGGTCACCTACGACCAGGCCGCCGAACCGGCCGTCGCCGGTGTGGACTTCGCGGTGCCGGAGGGCGAACTCGCGCTGCTCGCCGGTCCCTCGGGGGCCGGCAAGTCGACGGTGCTCGGCGCGGTCGGCGGCCTGGTGCCGCACTTCACCGGCGGCACCCTGCGCGGCAGGGTCACCGTCGCCGGCCGCGACACCCGCACGCACAAGCCGCGCGACCTGGCCGACGTGGTCGGCACGGTCGGCCAGGACCCGCTGGCCCACTTCGTGACGGACACCGTCGAGGAGGAACTCGCCTACGGGATGGAGTCCCTCGGCCTGCCGCCGGACGTGATGCGCCGCCGGGTGGAGGAGACCCTCGACCTGCTGGGCCTGGCCGGGCTGCGCGACCGCCCCCTGGCCACGCTCTCCGGCGGGCAGCGGCAGCGGGTCGCCATCGGCTCCGTCCTCACCCCGCACCCCCGGGTGCTGGTCCTCGACGAGCCGACCTCGGCGCTGGACCCGGCCGCCGCGGAGGAGGTCCTCGCCGTCCTCCAGCGCCTCGTGCACGACCTGGGCACCACGGTCCTGCTGGCCGAGCACCGCCTGGAGCGCGTCGTGCAGTACGCCGACCGGATCGTGCTGCTGCCCGCGCCGGGCCGGGCACCCGTGGTGGGCGCGCCCGCCGAGGTGATGGCCCTCTCCCCGGTCTGTCCGCCGGTGGTGGAACTGGGCCGGCTGGCGGGCTGGTCGCCGCTGCCGCTGACCGTCCGGGACGCCCGGCGCCGGGCCGCCCCGCTGCGCGAGCGGCTGGCCGGCCTGGAGCCTGCGGCCCGCCCCGCGCCCCGGGCCGCGCTGCCCGCGCCGCCGCCGCTCACCGCGCCCCGCCGGCGCCTCGGCGGCCGGTCCGCCGGCCCGGCCGCCACGCCCTCCCCGTACGCGGCCGAGGTGCGCGGGCTCGCGGTGCGGCGCGGCCGGGTCCAGGCGCTGCGCCACGTGGACCTCACCGTCTCCCCCGGCGAGACCGTCGCCCTGATGGGCCGCAACGGCGCCGGGAAGTCCACCCTGCTCTCGGCGCTGGTCGGACTGGTCGAGCCGGCCGCCGGCACGGTCCGCGCCGGTGACGCCGTACCGCACCGCACCACCCCCCGCGACCTGCTGCGCCGCGTCGGCCTGGTCCCGCAGGAGCCGCGCGACCTGCTCTGCGCGGACACGGTCGCCGCCGAGTGCGAGGCCGCCGACCGGGACGCGCGGGCGGCCCCCGGCACCTGCCGCGCCCTCCTCGCCGCACTGCTGCCCGGCGTCGCCGACGCCGCGCACCCGCGCGATCTGTCCGAGGGCCAGCGGCTGACCCTCGCCCTGTCGGTGGTGCTGGCGGCCCGCCCGCCGCTGCTCCTGCTGGACGAGCCGACCCGCGGACTGGACTACGCGGCCAAGGCCCGGCTCTCCGGCATCCTGCGCGACCTGGCCGCCGGGGGGCACGCGATCGTGCTGGCCACCCACGACGTGGAACTCGCCGCCGAGCTGGCCGACCGGGTCGTGCTGCTCGCCGAGGGCGAGGTGATCGCCGACGGTCCGGCGGCGGAGGTGGTGACGGCGTCGCCGTCCTTCGCGCCGCAGGTCGCCAAGGTGCTGGCCCCGCGCACCTGGCTGACCGTCGCCCAGGTCCGGCAGGCGCTGGCATGA
- a CDS encoding energy-coupling factor transporter transmembrane component T, giving the protein MRPADPAGPRAGAARPDPGTAAGHPGPGTAAGHPGRGAGAGHPAPRPVVARARTTLRGPGSGAVHPGAWWLWALALGTAATRTTNPLLLGLLVAVSAYVVGARRPHAPWARSYGAFVKLALAVLVIRLLFTTVLGSPIPGTHVLVTLPEVPLPDWAQGIRLGGRVTAEGLVFALYDALRLAALLICVGAANALANPSRLLKSLPGALYETGVAVVVALTFAPNLIADVQRLRAARRLRGRPDRGVRGLLQVGLPVLEGALERSVALAAAMDARGYGRTARVPAAVRRTTAALTLGGLLGVCAGTYGLLTAEGGTYGVPVLLAGVVAALAGLRLGGRRSPRTRYRPDRWDARAWLVAASGAAVAALLALAAVRDPAALNPGVVPLTAPGLPLWPAAAVLLGLLPAFVTPAPERPTAAQPAEEPS; this is encoded by the coding sequence ATGCGGCCGGCTGATCCCGCGGGCCCCCGCGCCGGGGCCGCGCGGCCGGACCCGGGCACCGCGGCCGGCCACCCCGGCCCGGGCACCGCGGCAGGCCACCCCGGCCGGGGCGCCGGGGCTGGGCACCCGGCCCCGCGCCCCGTGGTCGCGCGCGCCCGGACCACGCTCCGGGGCCCCGGCTCCGGGGCCGTGCACCCCGGCGCCTGGTGGCTGTGGGCGCTCGCGCTCGGCACGGCCGCCACCCGCACCACCAACCCCCTGCTGCTCGGCCTGCTCGTGGCGGTCTCCGCGTACGTGGTGGGCGCCCGCCGGCCGCACGCCCCCTGGGCCCGCTCCTACGGCGCCTTCGTCAAACTCGCCCTGGCCGTCCTGGTGATCCGGCTGCTGTTCACGACCGTCCTCGGTTCGCCGATCCCCGGCACCCACGTCCTCGTGACCCTGCCCGAGGTGCCGCTGCCCGACTGGGCGCAGGGCATCCGCCTGGGCGGCCGGGTCACCGCCGAGGGCCTGGTCTTCGCCCTGTACGACGCGCTGCGGCTGGCCGCGCTGCTGATCTGCGTCGGCGCCGCCAACGCCCTCGCCAACCCCTCCCGCCTGCTGAAGTCGCTGCCCGGCGCCCTGTACGAGACCGGGGTGGCCGTCGTCGTCGCCCTGACCTTCGCCCCGAACCTGATCGCCGACGTGCAGCGGCTGCGGGCCGCCCGGCGGCTGCGCGGACGCCCCGACCGGGGTGTGCGGGGGCTGCTCCAGGTCGGACTGCCGGTGCTGGAGGGCGCGTTGGAGCGTTCGGTGGCGCTGGCCGCCGCGATGGACGCCCGCGGCTACGGCCGTACCGCGCGGGTCCCCGCCGCCGTGCGCCGCACCACCGCCGCGCTCACCCTGGGCGGGCTGCTCGGCGTGTGCGCCGGGACGTACGGTCTGCTGACCGCCGAGGGCGGCACCTACGGCGTGCCCGTGCTGCTCGCCGGGGTCGTCGCCGCGCTCGCCGGGCTCCGGCTGGGCGGGCGGCGCTCGCCGCGCACCCGGTACCGCCCGGACCGCTGGGACGCCCGCGCCTGGCTGGTCGCCGCCTCCGGGGCGGCGGTCGCGGCCCTGCTGGCCCTCGCCGCCGTCCGCGACCCGGCGGCCCTGAACCCGGGGGTGGTGCCGCTGACCGCGCCCGGTCTGCCGCTGTGGCCCGCGGCGGCGGTCCTGCTCGGCCTCCTGCCGGCCTTCGTCACCCCCGCACCCGAGCGGCCCACGGCCGCCCAGCCCGCCGAGGAGCCCTCGTGA
- a CDS encoding SCO2322 family protein, with amino-acid sequence MTRRALPLVLAALLLMGSAGQAQAAGYRYWSFWDRDGDRWVYATQGPSTTRPADGDVQGFRFAVSEDSADAVRPRGTADFAEICAKTPARDGGKRVALVLDFGTEADAPGGEKPPAGRTACADVDADATTAEALAAVAGPLRYDTGALLCAIAGYPRTGCGEQVSGRGEPSSAPAARAAKEPGEREEGGSGPSVGLVAGIAAVAVLGGAAVWQARRRGNAAG; translated from the coding sequence GTGACCCGCCGCGCCCTCCCGCTGGTCCTGGCCGCGCTCCTGCTGATGGGGAGCGCCGGCCAGGCCCAGGCCGCCGGTTACCGCTACTGGTCCTTCTGGGACCGCGACGGCGACCGCTGGGTCTACGCCACCCAGGGCCCCTCCACCACCCGCCCCGCCGACGGGGACGTGCAGGGCTTCCGGTTCGCGGTCAGCGAGGACTCCGCCGACGCGGTCCGGCCGCGCGGCACCGCGGACTTCGCCGAGATCTGCGCGAAGACCCCGGCCCGGGACGGCGGCAAGCGGGTGGCGCTGGTGCTGGACTTCGGCACGGAGGCCGACGCCCCCGGCGGCGAGAAGCCGCCCGCCGGGCGCACCGCCTGTGCCGACGTCGACGCCGACGCCACCACCGCGGAGGCCCTGGCCGCCGTCGCCGGTCCGCTGCGCTACGACACCGGCGCCCTGCTCTGCGCCATCGCCGGCTACCCGCGCACGGGCTGCGGCGAGCAGGTGAGCGGGCGCGGCGAGCCGTCGTCCGCGCCCGCGGCACGGGCGGCCAAGGAGCCCGGGGAACGGGAGGAGGGCGGCTCCGGCCCCTCCGTCGGCCTGGTCGCCGGCATCGCGGCGGTCGCGGTCCTCGGCGGGGCGGCCGTCTGGCAGGCGAGGCGGCGCGGGAATGCGGCCGGCTGA
- a CDS encoding prenyltransferase/squalene oxidase repeat-containing protein — MNVRRRSAAALAAIAVLGAAAAPALAADPSPAPTAHTPSGLFGTSDPQYDGVWRQSLALLAQRTVGVTPAPKAVDWLTGQQCADGSFAAFRAEPRQDCDAETMVDTNSTGAAVQALAALGGRDEATGKAVGWLKSVQNDDGGWGYTPGGPSDANSTSVVIGALAAVGETPEKVRKGAKSPYDALLSFAVPCDDPKGAGAFAFQPEKDGSLAANADATAAAVLGALGKGFAAEAGTGTPGECAGKPSPEQAAAAGAAHLAGAVAESGHLTSAMPGAEDQPDIGNTADTVVALAAQGGAERAAKPLAWLEENGGAWAEQAGPAAYAQLVFAAHATGTDPRAFGGTDLVAKLNATGPAPQRGAAGDASGKEADAKDEKAGEKGDSGFGLWWYVGVFLVAGAGIGFLLSGRARKRTP; from the coding sequence ATGAATGTCCGCCGCCGCAGCGCCGCGGCCCTGGCCGCGATAGCCGTGCTCGGCGCCGCCGCCGCGCCCGCTCTCGCCGCCGACCCCTCCCCGGCCCCGACCGCGCACACGCCGTCCGGGCTCTTCGGCACCTCCGACCCGCAGTACGACGGCGTCTGGCGCCAGTCCCTCGCGCTGCTCGCGCAGCGGACGGTGGGCGTCACCCCCGCGCCGAAGGCCGTGGACTGGCTCACCGGACAGCAGTGCGCCGACGGTTCCTTCGCGGCGTTCCGCGCCGAGCCGCGGCAGGACTGCGACGCCGAGACCATGGTCGACACCAACAGCACGGGCGCCGCCGTGCAGGCCCTGGCCGCGCTCGGCGGCCGGGACGAGGCCACCGGGAAGGCCGTCGGCTGGCTCAAGTCCGTGCAGAACGACGACGGCGGCTGGGGCTACACCCCCGGCGGCCCCAGCGACGCCAACTCCACCTCCGTCGTCATCGGCGCCCTGGCCGCCGTGGGCGAGACGCCCGAGAAGGTCAGGAAGGGCGCCAAGTCCCCCTACGACGCGCTGCTCTCCTTCGCCGTGCCCTGCGACGACCCGAAGGGCGCGGGCGCCTTCGCCTTCCAGCCGGAGAAGGACGGCTCGCTGGCCGCCAACGCGGACGCCACCGCCGCCGCCGTCCTCGGCGCGCTCGGCAAGGGCTTCGCGGCCGAGGCCGGCACGGGGACGCCGGGCGAGTGCGCCGGCAAGCCGAGCCCGGAGCAGGCCGCCGCCGCGGGCGCCGCGCACCTCGCCGGCGCCGTCGCCGAGAGCGGCCACCTGACCTCCGCCATGCCCGGCGCCGAGGACCAGCCCGACATCGGCAACACCGCCGACACCGTCGTCGCGCTCGCCGCGCAGGGCGGGGCCGAACGGGCCGCGAAGCCGCTGGCCTGGCTGGAGGAGAACGGCGGTGCCTGGGCCGAGCAGGCCGGTCCCGCCGCCTACGCCCAGCTCGTCTTCGCCGCGCACGCCACCGGCACCGACCCGCGCGCCTTCGGCGGCACCGACCTCGTGGCGAAGCTCAACGCGACCGGCCCCGCCCCGCAGCGGGGCGCCGCCGGCGACGCCTCCGGCAAGGAGGCCGACGCGAAGGACGAGAAGGCCGGGGAGAAGGGCGACTCCGGCTTCGGCCTGTGGTGGTACGTCGGGGTCTTCCTCGTCGCGGGCGCCGGCATCGGCTTCCTGCTGAGCGGACGCGCCCGGAAGCGGACCCCGTGA
- a CDS encoding TetR family transcriptional regulator, translated as MTKVDKPGAGSGCRPVSPSLTARQEARRRRILRASARLAARGGFEAVQMREVAESSEVALGTLYRYFPSKVHLLVAVMQDQLERLHATLRKQPPDGDTAAERVAQTLVRAFRALQREPRLAEAMVRALTFADRSVAPEVEQVSRQTTAIILEATGGLEDPAPGQLAAVRVIEHTWHSTLVAWLSGRASLAQATADIETACRLIELTSADPRTP; from the coding sequence GTGACCAAGGTGGACAAGCCGGGAGCCGGCTCCGGGTGCCGTCCCGTTTCCCCGTCCCTCACCGCGCGTCAGGAGGCGCGGCGGCGCCGCATCCTGCGCGCGAGCGCGCGGCTCGCGGCCCGGGGCGGCTTCGAGGCGGTGCAGATGCGTGAGGTGGCGGAGTCCTCCGAGGTGGCCCTCGGCACGCTGTACCGCTACTTCCCGTCCAAGGTGCATCTGCTCGTCGCGGTGATGCAGGACCAACTGGAGCGGCTGCACGCCACGTTGCGCAAGCAGCCGCCGGACGGCGACACGGCCGCGGAGCGGGTCGCGCAGACCCTGGTACGGGCCTTCCGGGCGCTCCAGCGCGAACCCCGGCTGGCCGAGGCGATGGTGCGGGCGCTGACCTTCGCCGACCGCAGCGTCGCCCCGGAGGTCGAGCAGGTCTCGCGGCAGACCACGGCGATCATCCTGGAGGCCACGGGCGGGCTGGAGGACCCGGCGCCGGGGCAGCTCGCGGCGGTCCGCGTCATCGAGCACACCTGGCACTCGACGCTGGTCGCCTGGCTCTCGGGCCGCGCCTCCCTCGCCCAGGCGACGGCCGACATCGAGACCGCGTGCCGCCTGATCGAGCTGACCTCGGCGGACCCCCGGACCCCGTAG
- a CDS encoding glycosyltransferase family 4 protein yields the protein MTAEASQAGPGPEPAADGSRPLRIALLTYKGNPFCGGQGVYVRHLSRELTRLGHHVEVIGAQPYPVLDAQDAPGGPRLTELPSLDLYRQPDPFRTPRREEYRDWVDALEVATMWTGGFPEPLTFSLRARRLLLARRGDFDVIHDNQTLGYGLLGDLGAPLVTTIHHPITVDRRLDLEAAETWQRRLSVRRWYGFTRMQKRVARRLPSVLTVSGTSRQEIVDDLGVRGDRVHVVPIGADTGLFSPDPSVPRVPGRIVTTSSADVPLKGLVFLVEALAKVRTERPGAHLVVVGKRPAEGPVAQALDRYGLDGAVEFVKGISDAALVDLVRSAEVACVPSLYEGFSLPAAEAMATGTPLLATTGGAVPEVAGRDGETCLAVPPGDAGALAAGLGRLLGDPALRARLGAAGRDRVLRHFTWARAAEGTAARYREAVAAAPTAPDRAAPRTAAPTSPRDTGVYPESRATC from the coding sequence GTGACCGCTGAGGCCAGTCAGGCGGGCCCCGGCCCGGAGCCCGCCGCCGACGGCTCGCGACCGCTCCGCATCGCGCTCCTCACCTACAAGGGGAACCCGTTCTGCGGTGGTCAGGGCGTCTACGTACGCCACCTCTCCCGCGAACTGACCCGTCTCGGCCACCACGTCGAGGTCATCGGCGCCCAGCCCTACCCCGTCCTCGACGCCCAGGACGCCCCCGGCGGACCGCGCCTGACCGAACTGCCCAGCCTCGACCTCTACCGCCAGCCCGACCCCTTCCGCACCCCGCGCCGCGAGGAGTACCGCGACTGGGTCGACGCGCTGGAGGTCGCCACCATGTGGACCGGCGGCTTCCCCGAGCCGCTCACCTTCTCGCTGCGCGCCCGCCGCCTTCTGCTGGCCCGCCGCGGCGACTTCGACGTGATCCACGACAACCAGACCCTCGGCTACGGACTCCTCGGCGACCTCGGCGCCCCCCTGGTCACCACCATCCACCACCCCATCACCGTCGACCGCCGCCTCGACCTGGAGGCCGCCGAGACCTGGCAGCGCCGCCTGTCCGTGCGCCGCTGGTACGGCTTCACCCGCATGCAGAAGCGGGTCGCGCGCCGGCTGCCCAGCGTGCTCACCGTCTCCGGCACCTCCCGTCAGGAGATCGTCGACGACCTCGGCGTGCGCGGCGACCGCGTCCACGTCGTCCCCATCGGCGCCGACACCGGCCTCTTCTCGCCCGACCCCTCCGTGCCCCGCGTACCGGGCCGGATCGTGACCACCTCCAGCGCCGACGTCCCGCTCAAGGGCCTGGTCTTCCTCGTCGAGGCGCTGGCCAAGGTCCGCACCGAGCGGCCCGGCGCCCACCTCGTCGTGGTCGGCAAGCGGCCCGCCGAGGGGCCCGTCGCCCAGGCGCTCGACCGGTACGGACTCGACGGCGCCGTCGAGTTCGTCAAGGGCATCTCCGACGCCGCGCTCGTCGACCTGGTCCGCTCCGCGGAGGTCGCCTGCGTGCCGTCCCTGTACGAGGGGTTCTCGCTGCCCGCCGCCGAGGCCATGGCCACCGGCACGCCCCTGCTGGCCACCACCGGCGGCGCCGTGCCCGAGGTCGCCGGACGCGACGGGGAGACCTGCCTCGCGGTGCCGCCCGGCGACGCGGGCGCCCTCGCCGCCGGACTCGGCCGGCTCCTCGGCGACCCGGCGCTGCGGGCCCGGCTCGGCGCCGCCGGGCGCGACCGGGTCCTGCGCCACTTCACCTGGGCCCGCGCCGCCGAGGGCACCGCCGCCCGTTACCGGGAGGCCGTCGCCGCCGCGCCCACCGCCCCGGACCGCGCCGCGCCCCGGACCGCCGCCCCGACCTCCCCCCGTGACACCGGCGTCTATCCCGAAAGCAGGGCCACGTGCTGA